From Babylonia areolata isolate BAREFJ2019XMU chromosome 14, ASM4173473v1, whole genome shotgun sequence:
gtgggaTACTGGTTCTGTGACTAAAAACCTGTatggtttaaaaacaaaatgtaatatcatttgggggtggggtggggtctgaaAAAGGAGCACAACGGTTATAATATCAATTCCCTGCTGAGAGCAATATGGCAAAATGATGAAAGACGGTTGTTTGATACtcttgtccactctctctctccatctgcgaAGATTCAAGGAATAAACAGCAcggatcctctgtgtgtgtgtgttgaaaacaggGCTCCAGGAGTGGATGATTTCCATGAGTCCTACACTCTGCACCCATCCACACTGCCTCAAGGTGTGTGATATACATGATGCAAATTACAGGTGTAAgtaatattatttttttaaaaacggtTATAAGTCCTATAGCTTTTCACGGCCATCACAGCAGTgacttcatattcactgtgtccagggctcagcacaggaagtgtggagtgttggcctagaggtaacgcgtctgcctaggaagcgagagaatctgagcacactggtttgagTCCCActgtcgtcagtattttctcccctctccactagaccttgagtggtggtctggacgctagtcattcggatgagacgataaactgacgtcccgtgtgctgcatgcatgtagtgcatgtaaaagaacccacggcaacaaaaaggatgtccctggcaaaattctgtagaaaaatccactttgaccgGAAAAGAAATAAGagtacaggcagaaaaaaataacaaaaaaatgggtggcgatctcagtctccctggggagagcagcccaaatttcacacagagaaatctgttgtgacaaaaagagtaatacaaggtGAGACCCAGtcttctccttccaccattttaaaGTCGGGtacccactgacacctgggtggagcgaggcaaaaagtgccttccccaaggatgctgcaccatgctgaaacagggcatGGAACCtcagtcactggtgaacactggatcagaggtccagcACCTAACCGTCCCTGCCACACTGCCTCAATAAATAATGCACAGTTCGAAATGATCACAGGACACACACCACGACTTAAGTGTGCTGCTAGACACGGCAGTCTACCTTGCTACATGCCTTGGAACATAAGCACACGTTCTTCACATACACAGCTATCACAATCAGGTACACCGCTACAACTATCGTACATGTAAAAATTTACACACAGAACTATACACAGCTATTGCACTGAACACTTTCACCTCTTTCCTCAAGATCCAAATCCACTGTCAGCATCATCCCAATGGCAGTAGAATGACACACAAGATGACACGGGTAGCAGGTCACATCACAGACTTCGCTCTGTTGTTAAGTCTGTCTCACTTTTACCCCTTTGCAAATTGTCAGAGGtaaccccccttccctctgcctCCACGCCCCTCCTTGCATACATGACCTGCTATGTTCTGATGTCACAAACTGCCGTGATGAACATGCTGCTTACATGCACACATCATCTCCGTGTCCAACGATCTGGGCACCAGATCAACATGGAGGAAACGGCACTGGCAGATGCACATGCCACACAGCTGTTCcaggtgtaacagcctcaaactacccccgCCTGCTGGATTTCTACCCCAGTGTCATTCTAGGTTAGCGTCGAATGACCCCCCATGCTCGGTCATTTGTGGATGGTCAAGATCAGTGCCTCCTTTGCTGGAAAAAACCACCATgctattcaaaacaaaaaaaggaaggggagtAATTGCAGAACAGCTTGCActgcccccaccctcttcccaggGCGTTATTTCAAGCTAGCCTAGAATTTCCCCCCATACCCACTGGAAGGGGTCAAATccaacaagggggggggggggggggggggggtgtgtgagtgaggcaGTCAAAAATTTCATAACCCCAGTAGTCATTCCAGGCTTGTTTACTGGTAACAGGACCAAGCCCTAGCTAGATTTGATCcccagggtgaaaaaaaaaaaaaaaaaaaaaaaaaagcaaacaaaccacctaatggggtgtgtgtgtgtgtgtgtgtgggtggggggggcggggttggggggtggggggggtatgaaCAGGCTGCTGCACCGGCTTGATGAGTTGTGTGGAGAAAGAGTGTGGCCCAGTAAGGCAACTGTCAGTCCAGGATACCCACAGAGAAGGTGCTGACTGTGGCGCCTGTTATTGCACGGAGGCCGACTGCTCGTTAGCGATCAGCGTCTCCttcatctccacctcctctccccgcGCTCGTGTCATCATGGTCTCTTTGTCAGCTctgcaggaaaagaaagaaagatgtgtaTAAATGAGTTTGTTAGACAAGCCTTCAACTCAATTGTTAGCCACTTCCAGCTGACCATGACCCCTACCTGCTGATGTAGTTGATCACATGCAACTTTCATTAGGATAATCAGAATCACttcatttggttttttttattttttatttttcattcttaaATGCATTAGGCTATTTGTTGAAATGGTACTTAGgtcaagagttgtttttttttgtttgtttgtttttttaaattaaaatccCTAGAATTTAACAGATGGGCAGAACAGTTTTCCCAAAATTTCCAGTTGTGGAAATGATTCTCATTTTCCCCCTGTCTGTTCCAGACTTCCATGGTTCTGGAACAGGGAAGGTGACACTGACGTAGGGGAATGTGAGCATTAGGGCTTTAGGTTACAGGCTAtctgacaaaagaaacaaaaaggctgtagtcatatatatatatctatatctatctatctctctctctatataacaCATCTTCTTGTCAGTTAGGCTCcaaagacacctgcagtgttcgTCAGAtaattcagtcttcttcttctgcattcgtgggctgcaactcccatgttcactcaaatgtacatgagtgggcttttatgtgtatgaccaatcttaccccaccatgtaggcagccatacttcgctttcggaggtgtgcaagctgggtatgttcttgtttccataacccaccgaatgctgacatggattactggttctttaacgtgcgtattggatcttcagcgtatacacatgaagggggttcaggcgctagcaggtctgcatgtatgttgacctgggagatcggcaaaaatctctgccctttacccaccaggcgccatcaccaagattcgaacccgggaccttcagattgaaagtccaacactttaaccactcggctattgcgtccatcAGAGAATTCAATCAACATCATAATACAGATGGGTACGTCACTTTGTGGTCCACAGTCTCTGGCACACTCACCTCTGGGTaggagtaaaaaacaacaacacaataacattaATATACCTTTGATGGGTTTTAAACCTGCAACCCTCAattctgtcagtgtgtgatgcAAACGATTACAGCTACCGTCTGCCAAGCATCGTCTTGTTCAATCGTGTACTTGacttttgacattgttgcttagcATATAGGCAACAACCCAGGGCAATATCATGACTGCCCAATGAAATACAAATTCTACCATGTTAAACACATAATGGTCTatgcaaaaaaaatcaacacaaccccccacacccctccaaaaaaaacaacacaaaaatacaagcaaaacaaaaacaacaaagtatcATCTTAACCATTAACCACCTTTTGGCAAATAAGACgaggctgtgctgaggacatcagcccattcaattaattcatcatcccctGATTaaaaactatctgcaccaaaacatttgcaaaataaatataacttccatgcttagcaaaagaagttcctgtttgaacaaaaaatgataaaaatgactgctcttgttgtgtcagaaatcagatcaaagtgtcaagtttagagaataaaaaaaaaatatatatatataacagtgaatgcagtttgcatataatttggcttcttttttttgtgtgtccatcccagaggtgcaatattgttttaaacaagatgactagaaagaactgaatttttcctatttttatgcctaatttggtgtcaactgacaaagtatttgcagagaaaatggcaatgttaaagtttaccgcacacacacacacacacacacacagacaaccgaacactgggttaaaacatagactcactttgtttacacaagtgagtcaaaaagccatATTAGCAAATGACACTGCAGAACTGACAGCTAGCCAGAATTTACATCACGACCTAGGTAATGTACTTACTTTTTTCCCAAAGCAATAATGCCGTAGATGCCGCCAGAGGCAAAGACCAGGGCGCAGCCAATGGCAGaagtcacagagaaacacaggatCAGGGGAAGGATCGCTGGTCTGCAACAACCATATCAAGGCTTCACTGTCATCATGCATTTGAATATAAAGGTGATTTATCTCAAAAGGTCACCAAACTGATGCGCAGAGAtgtcaacccctgtcaagtgtttctaggaacaatcaggaaatttggtaggaacactctgaatttggtaggaacactcagacttcgagccacatcagcaaacacacacagatgctgtttgaccgAGAAGGGCTGCTGCCTGACTGAGGTCAAACTGAGtttagtggaggtgggttttccAGCCTGTGGCACCTACcctgagttgagtgtgctatgggcttaaatgggaaaacTAGGATCACACAGTTGAGGAGCATCCACtccacggatgcgtctttgggtgtattGCGCTAATTTCCTGACCATATATAcgcatctatttatctatctatatctatataaaaagaaaaaatgtttacAGGTTGTAGTGTTAACACTAGGAGAATGAAGATACAtatgtatagatctctctctctctattatatatatatatatatatatatatatatatatatatacaaattatcaatatatctatatatatctctaactctctctctctctctctctctctctctatatatatatatatatatatatatatatgtatattgggggtggtggtggtgtttactgGACCTAAACACAAAGAGAATAAGCTAAAGTTATTTACATTTGGCCATATATATGCACAGGCAAAGAGAATGAAGATGTTTACACTTACAGTTACAGGCCATCTTTATATCTATGGAGATGTTATTTGActgtaaacacaaagaaaacaaagtcaTTTACAAGCTGCAAACACAAGGAGAGCAAACATGTTTACAGATCATATGCACAGAGAAAGCAACTAGGAAGTTTAAAGGCCATATTCATGCACACAGCCAAACAGAACAAAACTGTTTACAGGTCatacgtgtacatacacacaggcgaTGAGCACAAAGGTATAAATCAATAAATTTTGACGtcgtacacacacaacaggacAAAGATATttacgggacacacacacacacacacaacaaaaacaaagatgtcaacacagacacagagagaacaaagatACTTACAGGCCATAAATGAGGGCCTTCTGGAAAGGCCCACGGCGCTCACTGAAGCGTGACACGGGCTGAATGAAATCCAGGAACTGACAGCAGCAGGGGGCTTCCATCAGAATCAGGAAAAACCCCTGCAGCCTGCACGCATATCAAGTCGAAATCATGATGCTTGTCAATTATCATAGCACAGCTGACCACGAAAAAGGGCCGgggaccattttttttttttaaccatagcGGCCATGGTAAGGTGGTCAGTGTTATGCTGTGGACTGTAGGTTCAATCCCCATTAGAGATGaggtttccatgtgtgtgtgtgtgtgtgtgtgtgtgtgtgtttgtgtgtgtgtttgtgtgtgtgtttctgtgtgtgtgtttgtgtgtgtgtccctggccgACTCTTAacccaagggtgtgtgtgtgtgtgtgtgtgtgtgtgtgtgtgtgtgtgtgtgtgtgtgtgtgtgtgtgtgtgtgtgtgtccctggccgACTCTTAacccaagggtgtgtgtgtgtgtgtgtgtgtgtgtgtgtgtgtgtgtgtccctggccgACTCTTAACccaagggttgtgtgtgtgtgtgtgtgtgtgtccctggccgACTCTTAACccaagggtgagtgtgtgtgtgtgtgtgtgtgtgtgtgtgtgtgtgtgtgtgtgtgtgtccctggccgACTCTTAACccaagggtgagtgtgtgtgtgtgtgtgtgtgtgcgtgtgtgtgcgtgtatgtgtgtccttgGCTGACTGTTAACCCAGAGGTGAGTCTGCTGTATgtgctcaaatgggaagactgggacagcagagttgagggtcatccacttcagggATCTATGTATCTTTGGGAGTGTGACCAACACTGAAGGGGTGTCTCTCGGCCTGGATGACACTGGGGCAAATCATGGGAGTATAGCCCACACTGAAAGGGGTCCccacagcagcatcttcatcacccccttTATCATTTGTCATCGTCGAActatgcaaaaaagaaaaagaaaaaaaaagagtcccaaattctggggcaccacaaaaaaagaggaagaagaagaaaaaagaacaaaagaaaaaagggttggcgggggaaggggggggcagggggggtgggggtggggggacggaagACCAAATCTCAAGGATGAAATGAAAACCCATCTTGCATGAACCCTTAAAGACTAGTCACACAGAAACGAAATCAATGTTAAAAGGTCAGTAAACTTGATAAAAACACTCCAGAGCTGAAAAACCAGCCCATCAActcttaaaaccagtcacagacaGAAACCACAACAGTTTTCACAAATCACAATACAGTCAGTCAACCTTCACCATACTATGTTATTTACAAACTTATTCATTTGTCATGGGTTTGTCAGACATATACACACTAAAGAAGCAGTTCAGCAGTACTCCCCTTTCTGTAAATCATCTGTAAATCATCGGCCTCCGGCTCAAACGTATACTCATAATTATGGTCAGTTTAGTAGTGCTTCCCTATCTGTACAtagtgggtcttttttttttttcaaagaccacTTCTGACTGGtatctagggtgtgtgtgtgtgtgtgtgtgtgtgtgtgtgtgtgtgtgtgtgtgtgtgtgtgtgtgtgcacttaccaACTCAGtcttcttttaaaagaaaactgaaaaaaacacctgttcaaaatggcctttggatgtgatgaagcatagttctttgtctcctctacactccccttgttCTAACTaaaagaaattacatcaggtgtggcaaaacaaacgtagacaaaCAAGAGTTACAATCATTCAACCTCAGATCTGCTGAATCAACAGTTGCCCTACAAAGGAAAATGTACATCAACTGATGAAATGAAAAACATAGAAATAATTAACTTTTAAAATGATCTGTATATTCAGAAGGCTGTATACAAGACATGTGTTACAGTTCTGGTTATAATATTTTAATATTTCGCAGCTGGTTCAGTTGTTTTCACTggaaatgggggggaaaaaaaagcctgcaAAAGTATCAGTTTgtaaaaacacaaccaaacaaaaaacaaacaaaccccccccccaaaaaaaaaaacacaaacaaacaaaaaaacaagcattcCCATTGTCAGTCtgaagacaccaacacacacacagtgatacacacttgcaagtaggcacacacacaccaacaaacacactcacacacatatgcacacacacacacacactctctctctctctctcatttacacaACTggtaaacaagcaaaacaaaggaTGCACAAAAACCTGAattaacactaaaaaaaacacccaaacaaacaaataaatgaatgaataaataaaaaaataaatagagaaataagattaatcaattaatcaatcaattaaattACATCTTACACATTTTGTGAAAGGGTATGCATGGAAAAAAATGGATACAAATATACTTcaactacttcacacacacacacacaacctctctctctctctctctctctctatgtatatatattatatatatatatatatatatatatatatatttataatgcacttaaaatttttttcatcattatatcTAAAAATGAAAGGATGAAACAAAAATGGAATGAAATTCAGCCTTAATATACAGCTACAGGTAATCTAAATGCATTACTTGTATCTTCTGAAAATTACCTGTAAGGCTTTACTGTATGATAGAATGAACACAAGGCAACGTTAGGCTGCACAGCTGAGGCAAAGATGGTGGGGTTgtttcacagacagaaagagagcaagagaatgGGACAGACGATAAATCTTCACTTTCAAAAGTGGTAGACATATAATTATAAGcaatgtatattttgtttttatatgaaaaaaaaaaaaaaatcaaacagcaaaAGAACAAACCCAGATCATAATCAGACCATAGCATTAAGCAATTAAACctaaactctgctgcccgatttGTCgccagaaagaaaaaatctgagcacactgctcctcttttgcaacatctccattggctccctgtctcatatATACAATAAAGTATAAgacagcactctatgttataaatgtatccacaaatctgccccttcctttctctgtggctgccttcacctctacactccatctcactctctacgatctgttttggatccactctgtttatacATACCCACAGTTAGGAACTCTTCTGtcggctgccgttctttctctgtctatggaccttgcatttggaatgtacttcctctttcgcttcgtcagatctcctcactcagctcttttaagtctggccttaaaacccacctcttccgaagatagcctccctaccctgcctcttACAATTCCTTGTGTTCAGTTTCTccagtctagagttatgcatacatgtgaatgattggtgtgaaATTGTTTTGAttcatctctgcacaagattcagccttATACAAAtactatttatcattatcattaacggaTGTCCAAAAATAATTACTTACATGAGCATGATTCCAGCAACCAGGCACAGGGGTGTGAATGTGATGCAGCGAAACAGACCTGCAATGACGGCCCCTGAAACATAATAATTTACTtctcttgtgaaaaaaaaaaaaaaaaaaaaaagaccaaaaaggcTTTACCTGCAGAGGATTTCTACAGAaagctcactcactctcactctctcttgattTCTACATAATCCATTGTCCTGTTAAAATATTCACTTGAGTAGATGGTATATGACTGTCACCTCCAGTTAGGGGCATTAAATTTGTAAGATTATATCTATATAAACCTACAGATCTAGAGTGATACTCTCCAGAAGCTGATATTTACAAGAATAATCAAGGTAACATGTGATATTTGAAAATCAGGTTTACATGAGACTGTTTTTTCTATGTTTTAAAAGAATTGCACATAATAATCTGAAGGAATGTTGATCCAGATGTCACAAAGTTGCCCTCCACCATGGAAAATACAATATTTTTATACTGAGTTCCAGGTTACTTTCAACTTTGTCCTTTTTcttggggtcttttttttcttcatatgccAGGGCTGTCAGTTTGTAATGGATTGGTACTGTTTGTTCATGAAAGCTTACTGAATCAAGGTTAATGCATTAAATGTTATTAAAACACTTAATTGCTTTCACTGATTTCTTATAACAATGTACAGATTTATCTAATATAGTAATAAACACTGCTTGACCTATATTATTGGTTATGTCAAAAATTTAACTATACAAGTTGACATGAATGATCATCTAAAAATCTTCTGTatcttatatatgtatatcaattATTAAGGTTGTTTTTGCTAATATTACCATTACCATTATGAACATGATAGTTTTCATTATCatattaaaaataaaattgtTTAAATTGCAATTCACTCAATTTCTGATGCAACACATTGTATTGGCAGGTACATGCAATGGGCTTGAACACATATTTTGTTTCCATGATTTACGTTCTAGTTCATCTCTTTATGTATTCACTGGCTTATGACACAACGAAAGGGACATCATATTCAATTTATTGAAAAAGTCGTTTTTTCACATATATATTCTTAAACGTCTTTTGTCGTGTAGACTGCCCAGCTTACCACACTGACTATTGTTTAAAATATTAAACTATTTCTTTAAGTCAATATTTCAAGATCGACGGCGTATAAAGTACATATACTGTATTCACTATTTAGTTCGAGATCTCAATAGTGATGATATTCGTAACTGAATCATTGATGCTCACCAATGCCTCCCAAAACGCACATTCCTTTGGCTCCAATTTTACACCACCATGTGATTCCGTCATCTTGAGGTGGATTTGAAACTGTAGAAATGGGGGCATTGCTCTGGCCCTGGCCCATTTTTCCTGAATATACTTTGACTTTATATTATTTCAAGACACTATATTGGAGATCAACAACCGAAGATCGTGTGCCTCGTCTAGCAGACAACGTGTAATTTTGTGGCCATGACGTCATCTCCTGCCTCGTTCTGGGACTATGTAGAGAAGAACACAGAATAGAGTGACGTATTCGACTACCTTTTTAGCTTTTATTATGCTTGTCTGACATGCTGCAAAAATGTGTACTTCATTAATTCTGGTAAACATTCATCGGTTTTCTTTTCCTATGCCAGCGCCACAATGCCTAAAAATACGATGAAAAATGTTGTCATGCCAGAAAGTGATCAATGGAAATCCGAAAATAAGAGAAACGCATGTCACACAGAGTTGATCTACTTTTAGATCAGTGGGCCATATCCCAACACGTGAAGCAAAGTCAGAACTAAAAATAGATTTTCGCTGACCCACAGTCTCCTGACGGtgacagattttgtgtgtgtgtgtgtgtgtgtgtgtgtgtgtgtgtgtgtgtgtgtgtgtgtgtgtgtgtgtgtgtgaagtcaagtcaaaatttgtatttcaagatggtaactgaataagcaacaactgcttaaaaaaaacacatcaattgAAAGATGTCTAGATAatagtaaataaaacaaacaaacaaacaaacaaaaatatcgataaaaaataataataaaagaaaagaaagaagagagagacagacagagagagagagagagagagagagagggagggggggagggggggggactgaaaaaaaaagatacatacatacaagaatcGCGCGATAATGAAATAGCAGTAGCCGATGATTTCTGTTTCGCactcataaacaaaacaaaacacgtaaaCATACACGAATTCTTTCTGCTATCTTTttgggagcatttccatacatgcAAACAGTCTTGCTGAAGAATAGCTAGCTGTTGTGGAGAGATATTAAATCAAATTCAGTAGTTTATGATAATCCATACACGTCAAGCTCGACTTCAACAAAACGACTAATTTTAATGCTCGATCTTTAATGAATAAGTTTTAAAGtttgtattgctgcagttgtcccatatCGAGttgatgcagtttcagtttcagtttcagtttctcaaggaggcgtcactgcgttcggacaaaaccatatacgctacaccacatctgccaagcagatgcctgaccagcagcgtaacccaacgcgcttagtcaggccttgggaaaaaaaaaaacacaaaaaaaaacaaaacacacacacacaaaaaaaaaaaaaaaaaaaaaaaaaaccaacaaaaaaaacaaacaaaaaaaacaacaaaaaaaacgggggaataaataatagataagcttgcataaataaataaataaataaataataattataatatagaaaaaggtagtagtaataatattagtaatactaataaaatgataataataaaacataaataaataaataaataagacaacaatggtgataaataagcaaataaatgtaaaaaatgaagacacacattcacacatacacccacacatgcataacagaaatgcaccagacatgcagtttcacatatatgaaagcacagtcaaatacatataaacgtacatgagctccaacacacacacacacacacacgcattaccgtgcacctcctctacccccctcctccacacactcatttctagtctaagtatcgcagcttccacggcacacacacacacacacaaacacaaacacacactcacagagatgaacacttacttgtacaagcacatatgaaagcacagtcaaatacatataaacgtacatgagctccaacacacacacacacacacacacattaccttgcacctcctctaccccctcctccacacactcatttctagtctacgtatcgcagcttccacggcacacacacacacacacacaaacacacactcacagagatgaacacttacttgtacaagcacacacacatacgcccatatctcccacccccaactccacacacgtacatacaaagatatatatatatatatatatatatatatatatatatatatatatatatatatatatatatatatatacacgttccaatatcctgttgctcccacagtgtaggcatgcatacactcacatacctcatcctctaccccacctccccctgcactcccacctcccctcacacacacacacacacacacacacacacacacacacacacacacacgtacacatatctctcctgacacttgtgtacacttttactctcgcgcattcacaaacgcactcaaaagcacacatacacacaaacacacacagccgccactgactggccgcaagagggatgggaaaagatctctgatgccaagaacgtggcgtctagtgtgttgctcggtctattgtgt
This genomic window contains:
- the LOC143289857 gene encoding calcium channel flower homolog yields the protein MGQGQSNAPISTVSNPPQDDGITWWCKIGAKGMCVLGGIGAVIAGLFRCITFTPLCLVAGIMLMLQGFFLILMEAPCCCQFLDFIQPVSRFSERRGPFQKALIYGLPAILPLILCFSVTSAIGCALVFASGGIYGIIALGKKADKETMMTRARGEEVEMKETLIANEQSASVQ